ACACCGCCTTTGTTGGTGCATGACCCCACTGTGCAAGAACTCGCGGACCAGCAGACTCTGGTAGTCTCTTCAGCATCATCAACCTCGCAACTCCCATACTCACACGCATTTGTGACGATTCCAGGTATGAAGCTTTTCTGCGCAGTGGCGCCAAGGGAATAGGTTGGTCACCCTCAAGTGCTCCAGCTTCTGCCTTCTTTAACTCTTCCCGCGCACTGGTCACCTTCGATCCCAATAACTGCGACAACTGCGCAAATCTATCCAACACCTCATTCCTTTCCGCTTCTGAAAGGATATAGTGGGGAAGCACGCAAAGGTCACACAAAATGAGCATGCCATCAACCAATAACCCAGTTGCATCTGCCCCCACATGCTCGGCATAAGCTGTCCACATAAGTGAAACGCAACGAAACAGCTCTCCAATCAATTGACTAATGACATCTCTTACATCGGACGTGGCGCCGCTATCATCGGCACCGCCCGGTGTTGTCGGTTCTCTATGCTCGTGTGTCTGCTCTTGCGCCTCACGAAGTTGCCACAAAACACAACGGACCAAACTCGTCAAAACAAGTTGGATAAGTTCTGGAGATGCCCGCGCTTCCACATGATGAAGGAAAGATGACTTGAAGAGGGTCAACAAATCCCCCATCGGTACCAATGACGAAACAATACTTACCCTAGTCCACAGATGCAGTTGTTCCCTCTCCCATGCCTCGCCACTGGCGCGTGAAGGCGTACTACCGTTTGCTGTCAGCTGCTTGACAACTTGTCGCCGCAACTCCTGAAGTTGACCCTTCGCCTCCACTACCAAGGGATGCTCCTCGGATACCAACGCGTGCCAGGCACCTGTTATTGGAACAAGAGAAAGTTGATCACTGTGCGGAAGTGCAGCAGTAACTTTGCGCATCAGCACCAGGAGTGACTTAATTTGAGAAACATCCTGCAGTGATGTGAAAGCTTCCATATCCATAGCGGAAATAACGGCCGCGACGGCACCCACCACTGCCACATCACTTCGATGCCTCTCCAGAACACCGGTCAACACAACGCCTACATCGCGGCTCATCGACCCGATCACCGCGGTGATTGCCTCTTGCTTGTCTgcactgatttttttttcttgcgcaCCCTTACGGTCATCCTTGGGAATTGGTCCCAAGTCTGTACGACCGCGCAATTTCTCGAGCAGCGCTGACAAAAAACCTAGGGCAACAACTACGTCTGTGGCGGCGTCGGACTGAGCGAGCTTCAATATCGGCCCATACTCTCTTAGTAGCGGGGGTATATCTTGCGGAGGTGTGTAGAGGGAATCAACAATATATCTCTCAGGCATCATCTCTCCGTGCTGTGAACGGAGCATGGCAGCAAATGTGCACAGCAGTTCTGTCATGGCCTGGAGGCCAGCACTCTCGTCACGCTCGTCAGTGGGAAGGCGTGTTTCAATAAAATCATGGAGAAGGGCACCAGCCTCGCGTCGGATTGTTGGGCATTCACTAAAGATGTTGAGCAAAACACTGTCGATCATCTCGTTATTGAGAAGCTGCTTATCTTCTGCTTCAGCAGAGAATATTCGTAGAATTCGACGGATAACACCGATCGCCAACTGGGAGCAATGTAGGTTGACATCATTACACATCTCAACAAGACGCTTGGAAAAGtactggaggaaaaggaacatCCGGCTGCCGCTGTCTGGTATGGAGTCGAGCGTCTCCTGAATCATCGCGAGGGCCTCGGCACGTATCTCCGGACGCTTATCATACAGCGCCATGCCAAAGTAGCGGAAGTACTTGTTCTCAGCAAATTCCTCGTCAAACTTTAGGATCCAACCCTTCAGGCTCTCAAATACCAACAAACGAATTTCAGGTGCCACGTCACGAGCCCGCTGATGAACAGTCTGAGTTAATATTTGGTTGCGCTGCTCCACTACCGCTTGAATGACCCGCTGCTTTGCATCAGCATGTTTCTTGTTGCGTTTGTCTGCGCATACCTGACCGTTGAGAGTTTGTATAACGCAACTGAGCGCATCAACAACGTATAGAAGAGTGGCCGTGGATGTATGCCGGAAACAGCGGGCTTTGCTTTCGCTCATGGCCACGAGCCATGCCACAACGGTTGGCAGTAGAAATTGGTCGAACATTAGGTTCTCGCTATAGGAGAGCTCCACGAGACGCATGAAAAATTGTCCGTAAGCGATTCGCAACTTCTGGCTCTTAGGATCTCTTTGCGAAAACAAGTAAGCAGGGGCATTTTCTGGCACATGCGCAAACATTTCATCAAGAAGTGTGTTCATATCCGTATTTCCTTCCACTGCGGCGGCGCCCAACTCACCATCCACTACACCCGATACCTTACCGACTAAATTCAAAATGGCAGCGCATAACTCCTGCCGATTTCCCTCACAGTAGAGACGAAGGACATCAGAAGCCACACGAGAAGGTGAAACACCACCTGCGAGGGCCGTGAACAGTGATTCCATCAGGGAAGTACCCTCCTCTGGAACAATAACTGGTGCAGTGGGTTCTTCGGTGCATAACTTCGCAGCCTTCCCCGACGCATCAACATTCTTCGGCCGTTCCCTTTCGTTCTTCGGTGTTGGAGACACCTTCGCAGCCTTCGGCTTCTGTGACACTTTAGTTTTCACCTTCCTGGGCATTTACGCAAGTCACACAGCTATTTTCACCTTCTATTGGCACAGCAACGTCCAAATAATTTCAAATAAATACACCTCCGTTCTTCGCCACCTTTAcgtatttcttttcccaccCCTTTTGTCTCTCTTGGTATCCGCACAAAGTAGTATTGAGATATCCAACTGTAATAGTCACTGATTTGCCGATGAAGATATCTAACTTCCGAAATCTGAtggtaaaagaaagagatataGGTGGGGAAACGTAGCGAAATGATTCAGATAAAGCAACCAGCTAAGCAGCACCTGAGAACGGATCTGGtcaaagagaggaaaaacaaaacgtgCAATTACGTCCCGCACTTGCGTGCATCGCGTTTGGTGGTTCCATTATTCCCCCGTCTGTAACGCAGCCTTACATTGCGAACGATTTCACACACCGCGACCtccatttgtttcctcaACACTCTTTTTCACCATACAGCAAATGAACTGAAAGAGTCTATAGGGGAGGGCATAGGATATATGAGGAATAGAAATCAGGGACGGAGGCGAGGGCACCCTTAACGAGTATTtcaagaaacgaaaaaggtGAAGATCACGGAGAAGTTAGACACGGCCACTCCTCGCGCGTGTCTCTTCATGAACACAGCAACTCCATCAGTGATGTTGGCATCGCCGGAGCGGGCGCGCCAGGCTGCGTTACTCGTCGAATCGTTGTTGGTGGTGCGGGTTCCTTGAGAAGTCCACACTGCGCCTCTGCGGTGCGGTTCATCATGGGGACCACCTGAAGTGTCGGCAGGGGAACCAGTTCATCATCAGCTGGCACTTCGATTGGCGGCTCCGGTGGAATAAGTTGTGGAATGGCAAGCGGGGCTGCCGTGGGGTCGGCTGCTCCCTCCCCAGCCGCTGCATCTCCCTCACACGCCATCCCAACTCGCACCTGCTCAGATGTGGTGGAAACAAGAGGCGCAATTTCCCCACTGGCAGCCACATCGGGTTGCCCATCAACCTGCACAGCTACTTGCTGTGATTCCTGCTCCTTTTGAAGCACCTGAGAGACGTCGAACTCCTCAAACTTCGACAATGCGCCACGGCCTGCTTTCCGACCTTGGGTCTCAGCGCTAGCCGCGCGTTCACTGGTGgtttgcttcttcttggtGGTCTTTTTCGCCATCTTCGTCTAACTCGCTCTTTCGTTAAGATATGAAGGACTATAGCACGTGTTAAGAGATTGAAAGAAGATGATGGGGCGACGCAGGGACTGTAGGGAGGAAATGATAAAATAAAGCAACCAAATGTTGGGTGGCAACCCAACAGCAAGCATCTTATTTCGGTTGAGAGAAATGGCTTCTGTTAGACGGGCCGGCAGCGCTTCAGCGGCTCGAAAGAGAGCGCGACGAAAcggacaaaaggaaaaatggaACTACGCCTTAGTGCCAAGATGAGTCTCCCGAAACTTCTTTTGCCCACTTGAGGGGGCTCAAAGCTACCTTCAGTTGTTGTATTTACTTCCTCTAACCCCCTGAAAAGTCTCCATCGCCTTCGACAACCCCGTTATTTCCATATATGAATATTTCCACGACGAATGCAGAAGCGCCTGGGGCAGCCTAACTGATGCGCTTGGAGAAAACGAAACGGTAAGAAGAACAGTAGCAGAGTACGAGTACATTACctaaggaaggggaaacgAGACTGAAGCAgtggaaggaagagagaaggggaagggaagggaagggatggGGTGGGggaacacaacaacaacacccgtCACACCCCACACCCTCGAACTGCTACcatcccctcctcctccagcaAACGCTCCAAGTGATAGAAATAAGAGCTAATTCAGGTCGATGCATCATCACTCCTCAACGTCAGGGGGTTGCTCGTGtaattcatcatcatcctcttcgTTGTCGGCAACGGCGGGGATGTCTTCTGGGCGCGTCTTAAACCCATCCAGATACTTGCGCGCCTCTTCTTCCGTGAGAATAGTAAAGGGGGTGCCCTTTCCTACAATGGCAATGGTGGTGTTTTTAATGTTCAGTTCTACACCACCAGAGGTCGCCGCGCCAAGAGCCCTCAACGCATGCATAACCAACTCGTCCAAATCACACGCGGGAAACCCTCTAAAGTGCCTCTCCAAGTAGGTACGTGCTGCCTGAGAACGCAACCCCATCGCGGTTGCCTTAAAATCAAACACATCACCTGAGGGCACCGTTTGGTAAAGGCGTGGCCCCTGGCGATCATAACCGGCAATTAAGAGACCGACACCAAAGGGACGCTTACCCGCAAATTGAATGTGGCGCTGGTGCTTCGCGCCCACTATGTCAGCAAGCATAACAAGTGGAGCGTCGCTATCGTGCATGTAGCGATAATTCATACATTCTGTACGTAGAAAACGAGAGAGCGCACGGCCGTCTGCCACGAGGCCACTGATTGCCATACCAACGTGCTCATCCAATTTGAATGCCTTCTCTTGATAGGATGATAGCCCTGACACGGGATTGCGTTTCAAGGCCGTGAGTACGACATAATCGGCGCCCTTAACTCCAACCGCAGCGGAGCCATTGTTCACCGCCTCATTTGCGTATTCCACTTGAAACAACCTCCCGGTGGGGCTCCACGTGGTGGTATCCGTGTCGTACTGGTTTTTAAACATTTTGCCTCCTTCGCCAAACTTTCAGTGGGACccaattctttcttttttattattctgCTATCTatccccttttttgtgtgttttggcGTTTCTCTTCTCAGTTTCTATGTCACCTCACCTATATCGAATGATGGAGCTCCTGGAAATCCAATTACTTTCGTATATTTTATTGCCTTGTACCACAAAGTTCCTCCTGCTTGTCCTCTTCCTGACGCTTAAAAGTAGGGGACTTTATTTGCCTTTCTCCCGTCAACAGTTGCTTTTGTAGATTGTGAAAGTTCTTAAATAATTGTGTttagcatatatatatatatatatatatatatatataggcgTGTGTGTACACGTGTGCATCAAATACATaatgaaagaaacgaagaaaagagcGATTAAGTTAACCTCTCAGTTGCGCAGAGTGACAGGTGATATAATGACATCGACTAAAGCAAatgaacacaaacacaaacaccgtCAAGTGGACATCCGCAAGAGAAAATGCGTGACCTCCACTTGTGCGAATGTGTATGGGCAAGTGGATACGAAAAGGATAGAGAAAGAGACGCATGTAAGTAAATATTGGAATATTTTCGCGTATTTCAGCAAGCAATAGCAGCAAAGCAGGCTTCCTTCATTtgtcttttcctcttcccctaGGTCCATCTCACgacctttctctctctctctcgttTGAAGTGAGAAAATTTTATTCAATGTaaaaaatgggaaagagaggggaggaaaacaaataataatggaagaCCGTGGAagagcacatttttttttcttttgaaaaaaaaagagaacagaaGTGGTCACCACAACCAAGCACCACAATatgtacaaaaagaaaaaacacacgCTTGTTAAGTacactttatttttgtttgttcgttttttttaaccttTTAAAGTTTCTTCTGGTTTacgtttctccctttccctccactACCTCTCCTCTCCCTGGGGAAGTAATTCAATCCATCTTATATTATctcatttttccttccccctcccagttgtttttccttttatttatttgctaaCGTTCATTTCTGTCTGTCCCCTTTActtcactcctttttttttgttccgtttCCCTTTATCATACCGGGAGTTGACTCCTCAACTTATTTATAGCCACGAGGTGACAATCCGAGAAAACaacccaaacacacacgtttCTGTTCGCCGCATTTTCTTTCGCGGCACTCAAAAATCACACGTAACtgaaaaatacacacacacatatctGAACCAATAAATTAacacagaaaacaaagacacacacaaaaacataaatatatacaaatacatcaaatatttatataagtgtatatatttccctccatttcccttattctccttctccctcaaaaaaaaaaaaactttactCCACCCCACACCCCTGAGCGTATTCgctttctcccttttgtttgtctggttattttttttttccgttgtttgttgtttcgcCATAATTacccctctttcttcctaATTTCCACACCctattatatttttgtttttcatcaaCTTAATTTATTACGTCGTGTCTCATTTTCTCGTCAGGGAGAAGGGagagagggaaggaggaaagaaatgaaaggaaaagcaaaggatGCCACCACACATCCGTAACAAATGGAAGCAGAGTTActcaaaatagaagaaaaagaacaaaagcagCATTGGAAAGACGTGAGGGTGGGGTAAATTTTTTtcgaaaaaataataaagaagaaagtgaataaaatgaaagggttaaacaaaaagatgagCAAAGGGTACATTCCCATCAGATGGAAATAGTTACAGAATAATGATAAACCACCCCACAAAtaaggagggagggggaaaaaacgaaaagggaagggacgGGAGGGACGGCAGGGAAAAGAGTTGCTGCTACTGCagcccttttccccccttttctttttattattagtCTTCAGacattttctcttcccaATTTGTGCGCATGTGAAGGGGCATTTAAATGGATGTAACAATGATGGCACCGGGTGATGGAGAATCGCTGGCGTCATGTTTCGGGTTTTTTGCCTTTGTGactacttttgttgttattatgatTGCTTTTAGTTGTTGTCCTTGCTGTCGTGTctatatttccccctttcattctttttggTTCACATTTTCCACTAAATCTCCCACAATtatattctttccctttcatcCATGATAACACGGAAATTtcagagagggaaaataaaacaaaaacaaaaaagaaaggatgcCCTTATccactctttccttcctcttttctttatttcattCCGTTATTATTTCCCATTCATAGAGATATGCAacatcccttttcctttcccccattACTTCTCCTTCAGTACATCTTCTTAACAACTTCCATATCCCTTGAAATCCCACGTGTTCTCAGAAACAGTCCCTTTTTATATTAAAACAACAATCCTTTCATCGTTTTATCATCAATTATTGCTTTCGTCACACATCCTTCACATCCCCCTTGCGCATCCCACCCCTCCCCCAAAATCCTTCCTGCTTCGCATTCACTAACCACAATTATTATAACCATAATAACCTTCACTGGGGTTCTCCGCCTCAGCGACGGCACCGAAAGGAGCAcacacgtgtgtgtgtgtgtgtgttttttttttgttggtgttgttgttgctatttcttcccctccaccTACTCacccttttctcctcccaTCTCCCTTCcctgtgtttcttttgtccttttGGGCTCAGTATGGCATCATGTTAGGGTTTCCCATCCCTCCAGCATATCCCTGACCGGGCACACCACCGTAGCCCGGTTGCGGGTGGATGTTCACATTATGCATCGGAACTCCCATGGGCTGAGCTGGGCCTGCCTGAATCATCAGTGGGTCATTACCACCCGCATACCCAGGAACACCACCACGACGAGATCCATCTTTTGATGGCTGCATGCCGTCGTTAGCGCCCTTTTCCAAGCGTGATACCCGCTGAGTGAAGTCGTGGATGGCCTGAATGAGGTACGGCATGGCAATATTGATACGGTTGTTTAGCCAAGCCTTCTCAAGAACCACGTCCGGAGACAAGTAGTCATAGCAGGCGTAAAGGCAGGAAACGAATGAATCTGGTCGTTCAACTGCAAAGAAGTCAAGAAGTTCCTCCACAACCTTTGGATCGGCGCTTTCGACAGCCGTGTCAATGGCCTCCTGGAAGAGCTTATTCTCCTTGGCCACCGCAAGGGCGTGGTCAAAGGCCTTGTGACGGcggtggaggaagagagcaATCTTGCGGAACTCAAACAACTCCATCTTCTCCAGCCGTGCGCTCAACTCCACAGAGTCGAAGTTGTTGTAGTTCTCTACAGAGTTACGTAAGGCCACaaaattttcttcctccacgTACAGATCGTTCAGAGCATCGTTGATCAACCGGGAGTTGCGCGGTTGTGCGGATTCGAGGTATGGCAGAATCAGGTGAATCGGGGCAACATTTTTcacctcacggagcacacgGTCGGGGTCAAGCACCTTGAACATGCTCGTCAGAAAGTCGCACAGGTTTTGAGGGCACGTATTGACGTAGAACGAAATCGCGTTATATACAAAATCGCTAGCACCCAGATGGCTTGCAACGTCCTTGAACACATCATGATCGAAGGCATCAGCAAAATGACACATCATCGTCTTCGCCGCAGCCAACCAGTCCTCGTTGCCGACGTGGAGCACACGCAGGGCCAACCAGTGGTGGTATTCCTCGCAAACGGAGATCAACTTGTGTGCGTTAATCTTCTTTGAGTACATGTGCACGTGCTCCAAGAGTTTCTCGGGTTTATACTTGGCAAGCTGTAGTCCCATTTCAGTGAAAATGCCCATGTGCGCGCCAGAGTTAGTTGAGGCACTCTTGAGAACAGCGAACAGTTCATCATAAAGACCGTATGCCTCGTACCGGTTCACGACATCTTGCAGAGATTCCACCTGTAGAACGAGGGGAACCGCGCAAATAGCAGCAAGCCTTACATCGTTGGCCTCAATACAGGCATGGTTAACCGCATCCCATGTGCTGCGGGACTGGGCCTTCTGCGCAGCGTCCACAGCCTCAGCAAGGTTGTTCATGCGCACAAGCGTAAGGGCCAATTTATGGAAGTTCATGCTCATGGAGTAGAGCAGACGCGCTGAATCATAGTACCCATCTTCAAAGCACTTGTCAGCCACAGGTTGAATCTGTACAttgtgcgtgttttgcaGCAACTCTTCCAATTCTGACAGGCGTCCAGTTCTGGCGTACGTTAGCAACAAAACCGACTCAATCTTATTGTCGTTCGAAGTGGACTCCTGGCGTGCCATGTTGAGATACTTGACGAGGTCCCCGAATTGGTTACTGCGCTCCGCTGCAGCAGTGACAGCATCAACGTAGTTGGGATTCTTCGCGCGAATGAGGACCTCAATGGCTTCACGCACCTCACCGGCGGCGAGGAGGTATTCTCCCAAAACTGTCCATACAGCAGGTAGGTTGCACCTCTGAGCGTACAACCGACCACGAGGAAGGTCCTTCAAATCGCGGAGTAAAACGGTGGCAGCCTCCATCCTCATTTCAAACTTGTCATAAACGGTCATCGCTTCCTCGTGCAGCTCTGCTGCGGTAGCGATGCCAGCGATTTCCTTCGCATCGTAGCTGTCAAGAGTGGTTACATACTCCATAACCTTTCCCTTGGATGCGCGGACAGCGGACATAATAAGGAGATTCTCCAAATAGCGGTTCTTCCTAAAGCGGCCACGGACGACGATCTGATCTAGTATAGAGGTCAGTTCCTCCGTCAGCTCCGCATCCATAAACGCCTTCACAGTGGTGCTCACCTCCTCCGTTACCTCAGACTCGGGAAGTGCAGTTTGTTGAACCGCCTCAACGAGGCGGTCTCGGTTGATCGAGCTTTCCGTGAGCACAGACGCCCAAAGTGCAGGGTCCTGTTGTTTTACAAGGTAGCGAGCAAGTTGCTTCCACATGCCATTCTTCGATGTGATCTCAACCAGTTCGGTGCTCATCTTAGCCTTGCGATAAACCAAATAGGACAGGTTGGGGTCGCGATCCTCGCAGTACTTACCCATGACCACTGGATCGTAGTAGTCGTTCTCCTCAATGAACTTCTCGGGTAAGTTACCACTGATGACCAAGAGTTTTGCAATAGCATTATGAAGGGCGGTatccgtctttttttccgcAAGTCGGGCTTCCAACCAGGGTCCAATGAGGCGAAGCCGACTGCGCTCTTCAGCGACATCGACAAGTTCTGCGATCGGGCACATTGTACCCACTGAGTTTAGGATGTTCTTAATGAAGTCCTCTTGCACGTTACAGTCAATAAGCGCACCGACTACCGCGGGTGTTTTCAGCGGGTTGCGGCGCTGCACGTACTGCTCAATAAGAGCTTCATTGTTTGTGTCAATCAGATAACGAATCAGTTCATCAACAAAATTGTGCTGGTCACAGACGTTGATAAGGGGCCAAAGGTTTGtcattttcttgttcttcAGGTAGTTCTTCGTGCGCTCAGGGTCATAACACGGGCTCTCACGTGTCATGCGCTCGAGTTCCTGCACCTGCCCAACTTCAGCCGCTGCCTCAATATAGCGGAAGTGCACCTCTGGATCACGAGTGTACGGTACCACAGCGCCAAGGTAATAATACAGAATATCAAACAGTTTCCGCTCGAGGAACACGTTAATTAGTTTGTCCGCACCGAGCGCTTCATTGTACTTTGTTGCAACCTGCACAATGATTTTGAAGTTCTGGTGATGGTTAGCAAGAAGGTCCTCTAGGCACTTCATGCTGTCTCCTGGGCTCAGTTTGCCGAAGAACTCGATAACCCAATCAGGGCTGAGCACTTGGGCATTAGAAAAGCAACGACGAATGTTAGCAAGGTTGTCAATGCCCGGGTCCATCCTCTGGGCCATTACATAGCACTCAATAGCGCGCTGTGGAAGGGAAGCGCGTTCACAGAGGGGCGCCAGCAACATGGCATCAAAGtgaacacacacaccgcGAGCAAAGATCTTCTCCGCAACCGACGGATGGGAATGCTTCAGGTTAATCTCTAGAAGCTTCGTTTGGAGATCCTTTGTATTCTCTCCAGTGTTATCACGAAGGACTTCCAGAACGAACTCGGTTGCTTGCTGGATGTGCTGAGCGGTCACGAACATATCCACAACTTCGATGGGGTCAACGACAGGCGCGTCACCCATGTCACGGTGCAATACTTGCGCGAGGCCCACGGCACCTTGCGGATTGACGTG
This region of Trypanosoma brucei gambiense DAL972 chromosome 10, complete sequence genomic DNA includes:
- a CDS encoding 20S proteasome subunit alpha-6, putative, encoding MFKNQYDTDTTTWSPTGRLFQVEYANEAVNNGSAAVGVKGADYVVLTALKRNPVSGLSSYQEKAFKLDEHVGMAISGLVADGRALSRFLRTECMNYRYMHDSDAPLVMLADIVGAKHQRHIQFAGKRPFGVGLLIAGYDRQGPRLYQTVPSGDVFDFKATAMGLRSQAARTYLERHFRGFPACDLDELVMHALRALGAATSGGVELNIKNTTIAIVGKGTPFTILTEEEARKYLDGFKTRPEDIPAVADNEEDDDELHEQPPDVEE
- a CDS encoding clathrin heavy chain, putative, yielding MDNPLTSAEVFQLNSVSGGLRPGTISFKTLTLQSDKYVCIRDVQPDGQTSLVIVDLGKRESMRNSIRDAESAIMNPMAKILALRSGRNLQIFDVDAANRLKVVVFNEDVVYWCWIDARTVGIVSNTAVYHWSLDTAADAPPQLVFSRAPEFDASFQVLSYQTDEQKKWLMLCGVMRTAEGMVGKTQLFSVENNSGRVLDGHSGTFISTNTPTDPRSCNLMCLAWNNPSTGGKILIMELPTGSKTDLTVQRRMIDVPFAQGDFPVATHVSPRHKLLTVVTSRGSVVLMDLFTGVVIKTHQLPNNTIFCGTPYTKTGGILCVNNAGSVFHVSPNDNTIVPFVKNQLQNADLALRIAGSANLGGVDDLYRVQLDNQLRAGNIEEAVRTCLRAPNNALRGPDILSRFQLMPPIPGQQPAISTYFKVAVAETTLNAHESAELARAVIPKGGVDYVKQQYAADKLTASEELGDLMSAADPELAIKIYHKAEAHAKVVGVLLQRNETQKAVEYCKRAGFTPNWRVILNNAIHVNPQGAVGLAQVLHRDMGDAPVVDPIEVVDMFVTAQHIQQATEFVLEVLRDNTGENTKDLQTKLLEINLKHSHPSVAEKIFARGVCVHFDAMLLAPLCERASLPQRAIECYVMAQRMDPGIDNLANIRRCFSNAQVLSPDWVIEFFGKLSPGDSMKCLEDLLANHHQNFKIIVQVATKYNEALGADKLINVFLERKLFDILYYYLGAVVPYTRDPEVHFRYIEAAAEVGQVQELERMTRESPCYDPERTKNYLKNKKMTNLWPLINVCDQHNFVDELIRYLIDTNNEALIEQYVQRRNPLKTPAVVGALIDCNVQEDFIKNILNSVGTMCPIAELVDVAEERSRLRLIGPWLEARLAEKKTDTALHNAIAKLLVISGNLPEKFIEENDYYDPVVMGKYCEDRDPNLSYLVYRKAKMSTELVEITSKNGMWKQLARYLVKQQDPALWASVLTESSINRDRLVEAVQQTALPESEVTEEVSTTVKAFMDAELTEELTSILDQIVVRGRFRKNRYLENLLIMSAVRASKGKVMEYVTTLDSYDAKEIAGIATAAELHEEAMTVYDKFEMRMEAATVLLRDLKDLPRGRLYAQRCNLPAVWTVLGEYLLAAGEVREAIEVLIRAKNPNYVDAVTAAAERSNQFGDLVKYLNMARQESTSNDNKIESVLLLTYARTGRLSELEELLQNTHNVQIQPVADKCFEDGYYDSARLLYSMSMNFHKLALTLVRMNNLAEAVDAAQKAQSRSTWDAVNHACIEANDVRLAAICAVPLVLQVESLQDVVNRYEAYGLYDELFAVLKSASTNSGAHMGIFTEMGLQLAKYKPEKLLEHVHMYSKKINAHKLISVCEEYHHWLALRVLHVGNEDWLAAAKTMMCHFADAFDHDVFKDVASHLGASDFVYNAISFYVNTCPQNLCDFLTSMFKVLDPDRVLREVKNVAPIHLILPYLESAQPRNSRLINDALNDLYVEEENFVALRNSVENYNNFDSVELSARLEKMELFEFRKIALFLHRRHKAFDHALAVAKENKLFQEAIDTAVESADPKVVEELLDFFAVERPDSFVSCLYACYDYLSPDVVLEKAWLNNRINIAMPYLIQAIHDFTQRVSRLEKGANDGMQPSKDGSRRGGVPGYAGGNDPLMIQAGPAQPMGVPMHNVNIHPQPGYGGVPGQGYAGGMGNPNMMPY